The window CTGGAAGCGGCGGTCGTCGAGGTTCGGGGAGGGCAGGGCCATCAGCGGTCGCTTTCAGGGGAGTTGCCCGCGCCGGGGGCGTCGGGTTCCTCGTGGGAGGGGATGACGTAGAACGGGAAGACCAGGCTGCGCGGGTTGTTGGTGCCGCGGATCGAGTAGCGGACGTCGATGAAGAGCACGCCCTGTTCGGTGTTGCCGCCGGCCGTCACCTCGACGTCGCTCACCTCGATGCGCGGCTCCCAGCGGTCGAGGCTCGTGTACACCTCGTGCTGGATGCGGCCGGCGGTGGCTTCGTTGACCGGGGCGAACACCAGGTCGTGGATGGCGCAGCCGAACTCGGGGCGCATCGGCCGCTCGCCCGGCGCGGTGGCCAGGACGAGCCGGATGGCCTCCTCGATCTCGCGCTCCCCGCTGACCAGGGCGATGCCCCCGGTGGGGCCGATGCGCAGGGGGAACGCCCAGCCGGATCCGACGAACTGCTCGGCCATCAGGGGGTCCCCCGCCTTCTCGTGGTCGTCATGAATGTCTCTGGCACAGCCGGCACTACCGGCGTTGCTGGTATCGCTGGTGT of the Streptomyces aurantiacus genome contains:
- a CDS encoding GPW/gp25 family protein; translation: MAEQFVGSGWAFPLRIGPTGGIALVSGEREIEEAIRLVLATAPGERPMRPEFGCAIHDLVFAPVNEATAGRIQHEVYTSLDRWEPRIEVSDVEVTAGGNTEQGVLFIDVRYSIRGTNNPRSLVFPFYVIPSHEEPDAPGAGNSPESDR